Proteins from a single region of Candidatus Fusobacterium pullicola:
- the ispG gene encoding flavodoxin-dependent (E)-4-hydroxy-3-methylbut-2-enyl-diphosphate synthase — protein sequence MSRVVKVGNLLIGGGNPVVIQSMTNTTTSNVEATVAQIKKLESAGCQMVRMTINNEEAAKAIGEIKKRVNIPLCADIHFDYKLALLAIENGIDKLRINPGNIGSDENIKAVVEKAKERNIPIRIGVNSGSIEKHILEKYGKPTADGMVESAMYHINLLEKNGFEDIIISLKASNVKMMVDAYRKISKLVDYPLHLGVTEAGTAFQGTVKSAIGIGSLLVDGIGDTIRVSLTEDPVEEIKVAKEILKVLGLIDAGVEIVSCPTCGRTEIDLIGLAKKVEKEFENEKRKIKIAVMGCIVNGPGEAREADYGVAGGKGVGVLFKKGQVVKKVDESEILIELKKLIMEDMENENMESNN from the coding sequence ATGAGTAGAGTAGTAAAAGTGGGTAACCTTTTAATAGGTGGAGGAAATCCAGTTGTAATACAATCGATGACAAATACAACAACAAGTAATGTAGAAGCTACAGTTGCACAAATTAAGAAATTAGAATCTGCTGGATGCCAAATGGTGAGAATGACAATTAATAACGAAGAGGCAGCTAAGGCAATAGGGGAGATTAAGAAAAGAGTAAATATTCCTCTATGTGCAGATATTCATTTTGATTACAAATTAGCTCTACTGGCAATAGAAAATGGAATAGATAAACTTAGAATTAATCCTGGAAATATAGGTTCTGATGAGAATATAAAGGCTGTTGTAGAAAAAGCAAAAGAAAGAAATATTCCAATAAGAATAGGTGTAAACTCAGGTTCAATTGAGAAACATATACTTGAAAAATATGGAAAACCAACTGCTGATGGAATGGTAGAAAGTGCAATGTATCATATAAATCTATTGGAAAAAAATGGATTTGAAGATATAATAATCTCACTAAAGGCAAGTAATGTTAAGATGATGGTAGACGCGTATAGAAAAATAAGCAAATTAGTAGATTATCCATTACATTTGGGAGTAACAGAGGCTGGAACAGCTTTTCAAGGAACTGTAAAATCTGCAATAGGAATAGGATCATTATTAGTAGATGGAATAGGAGATACAATAAGAGTTTCTCTTACTGAAGATCCAGTAGAAGAGATAAAAGTTGCTAAGGAAATACTTAAGGTTTTAGGACTTATAGATGCTGGAGTTGAGATTGTATCATGCCCAACTTGTGGTAGAACAGAGATAGATTTGATAGGGTTAGCTAAAAAAGTTGAAAAAGAGTTTGAAAACGAGAAGAGAAAGATTAAGATAGCTGTAATGGGGTGTATTGTAAATGGACCTGGAGAAGCTAGAGAAGCAGACTACGGTGTAGCTGGAGGAAAAGGTGTAGGAGTTCTTTTCAAAAAAGGACAGGTAGTTAAAAAGGTAGATGAATCTGAAATATTAATTGAGTTAAAAAAGTTAATAATGGAGGATATGGAAAATGAAAATATGGAGAGTAATAATTAG
- the miaB gene encoding tRNA (N6-isopentenyl adenosine(37)-C2)-methylthiotransferase MiaB, translating to MKKASIITYGCQMNVNESAKIKKMFQNMGYEITDNIEESDVTFLNTCTVREGAATQIYGKLGELKHIKENKGMIIGVTGCFAQEQGIELVKKFPQIDIVMGNQNIGRIPQAIDDIEHGVDKHLVFTDCEDDLPPRLDADFESKKTASISITYGCNNFCAYCIVPYVRGRERSVPMEEILHDVRQYVSKGYKEIILLGQNVNSYGKEFTNGDNFARLLEEICKVEGDFIVRFVSPHPRDFTDEVIDVIAKNEKIARSLHLPLQAGSSTILKAMNRGYTKEQYIALANKIKERIPGVALTADIIVGFPGETEEDFQDTLDVVREIQFDNSFMFMYSIRKGTRAATMENQIDEAVKKDRLQRLIDVQTACSLAESKTYVGKTVRVLVEGESKKNKEVLSGRTSTNKIVLFKGDKALEGTFVNVKINDCKTWTLYGDIVE from the coding sequence GTGAAAAAAGCTTCAATCATAACTTATGGTTGTCAAATGAACGTAAACGAAAGTGCAAAAATAAAAAAGATGTTCCAAAATATGGGATATGAAATTACTGATAATATAGAAGAATCTGATGTTACTTTTTTAAATACATGTACAGTAAGAGAGGGAGCAGCAACTCAAATCTATGGTAAATTAGGAGAGTTAAAGCACATAAAAGAAAATAAAGGTATGATAATAGGAGTAACTGGATGTTTTGCTCAAGAGCAAGGTATTGAGTTAGTAAAAAAATTCCCACAAATAGATATTGTTATGGGAAACCAAAATATAGGAAGAATACCGCAAGCTATAGATGATATAGAGCATGGAGTAGATAAGCATCTTGTTTTCACAGACTGTGAAGATGATCTACCACCTAGATTAGATGCTGATTTCGAATCTAAGAAAACAGCTTCAATCTCAATAACTTATGGATGTAATAACTTCTGTGCATATTGTATAGTACCATATGTTAGAGGAAGAGAGAGATCAGTTCCTATGGAAGAGATCTTACATGATGTAAGACAGTATGTATCTAAAGGATATAAAGAGATAATATTACTTGGACAAAACGTAAACTCTTATGGAAAAGAGTTCACAAATGGAGATAATTTTGCAAGGTTACTAGAGGAGATCTGTAAAGTAGAGGGAGACTTTATAGTTAGATTTGTTTCTCCACACCCTAGAGATTTCACAGATGAAGTAATTGATGTAATTGCTAAAAATGAAAAGATAGCAAGATCATTACACCTTCCATTACAAGCTGGATCATCAACTATATTAAAGGCTATGAATAGAGGATATACTAAAGAGCAGTATATAGCTTTAGCTAACAAAATAAAAGAAAGAATACCAGGAGTAGCCCTTACAGCAGATATTATAGTTGGATTCCCTGGAGAAACAGAAGAGGATTTCCAAGATACATTAGATGTAGTAAGAGAAATTCAATTTGACAACAGTTTCATGTTTATGTACTCTATAAGAAAGGGAACAAGAGCAGCTACTATGGAAAATCAAATAGATGAGGCTGTAAAGAAGGATAGACTTCAAAGATTAATAGATGTACAAACAGCATGCTCATTAGCAGAGAGTAAAACATATGTCGGAAAAACTGTAAGAGTGTTAGTAGAGGGAGAAAGTAAGAAAAACAAAGAGGTATTAAGTGGAAGAACTTCTACTAACAAGATAGTTCTATTTAAGGGAGATAAAGCTTTAGAGGGAACTTTCGTAAATGTAAAGATAAATGATTGTAAAACATGGACTTTATATGGAGATATTGTAGAGTAA
- the rho gene encoding transcription termination factor Rho, with amino-acid sequence MDRLDKFLLKELLEIAKQLGLTIKSGIKKNEIKELIEKDIESKEGTDIAWGVLEVLPDGYGFLRGTSVEKDIYVSASQVRKFKLRTEDRVVGEVREPSGDEKNYALKKVLLVNDGTLEAAESRVPFEELIPAYPTEKFTLETDSKNISGRIIDLIAPIGRGQRALIIAPPKAGKTMLISSLANSIMQTSKDVEVWILLIDERPEEVTDIKETVIGAQVFASTFDEDPKNHIKVTESILERAKRKVENGENIVILMDSLTRLARAYNIVIPSSGKLISGGIDPTALYYPKNFFGTARNIRGGGSLTIIATVLVDTGSKMDDIIYEEFKSTGNCDIHLDRNLAELRLFPAIDIQRSGTRKEDLLIPKKELEAIWKIRRHLSKFDKAESLKRLVDTLKSTQSNKSMLEQFEKGVKDEK; translated from the coding sequence ATGGATAGATTGGATAAGTTTCTTTTAAAGGAGCTTTTAGAGATAGCAAAACAGCTAGGATTAACAATAAAATCTGGAATAAAGAAAAATGAGATAAAAGAGTTAATTGAAAAGGATATCGAAAGTAAAGAGGGAACTGACATAGCATGGGGAGTTTTAGAAGTTCTCCCAGATGGATATGGATTTTTGAGAGGAACAAGTGTAGAAAAGGATATATATGTTTCAGCTTCACAAGTAAGAAAATTCAAATTAAGAACTGAAGATAGAGTCGTAGGAGAGGTAAGAGAACCTTCTGGAGATGAGAAAAACTATGCTTTAAAAAAGGTTTTACTAGTTAATGATGGAACTTTAGAAGCAGCTGAATCTAGAGTACCTTTTGAAGAGCTTATTCCAGCATATCCAACAGAGAAGTTTACTTTAGAAACAGATAGCAAGAATATATCAGGAAGAATAATAGATCTAATAGCACCAATAGGGAGAGGGCAAAGAGCCCTTATAATAGCTCCACCAAAAGCTGGAAAAACTATGTTGATAAGTAGTCTTGCAAACTCAATAATGCAGACTAGTAAAGATGTAGAGGTATGGATTTTATTAATAGATGAGAGACCAGAAGAGGTTACAGATATAAAAGAGACTGTAATTGGGGCACAGGTATTTGCTTCTACCTTTGATGAGGATCCTAAAAATCATATTAAAGTAACTGAAAGTATCTTAGAGAGAGCTAAAAGAAAAGTAGAAAATGGCGAGAATATAGTTATTTTAATGGATTCGTTGACAAGGCTTGCAAGAGCTTACAATATAGTGATACCATCTAGTGGAAAATTAATATCTGGAGGTATAGATCCGACAGCTTTATATTATCCTAAAAACTTTTTCGGAACTGCTAGAAATATTAGAGGGGGAGGAAGTTTAACTATAATTGCTACTGTTCTTGTAGATACAGGTAGTAAGATGGACGATATAATTTACGAAGAGTTTAAATCTACAGGAAACTGTGATATTCATTTAGATAGAAACTTAGCTGAACTTAGATTATTCCCAGCAATAGATATTCAACGTTCTGGAACTAGAAAAGAGGATCTATTAATTCCTAAAAAAGAGTTAGAAGCAATTTGGAAGATAAGAAGACATCTTTCAAAATTTGATAAAGCTGAAAGTTTAAAAAGATTAGTAGATACATTAAAAAGTACTCAAAGTAATAAAAGTATGCTAGAACAGTTTGAAAAAGGGGTAAAGGATGAGAAATAA
- a CDS encoding RluA family pseudouridine synthase — protein sequence MMDIKETLTVYANEDDKGKRIDKFLNELIDDATRSYIQKIIDNGLVEIQGKKITKSGNKLKGTETIVVNIPEDEVLDLIPEDIPLDIIYEDSDIVVINKSPNLVVHPAHGNYTGTLVNALLYHIKDLSTINGVIRPGIVHRLDKDTSGVIVVAKNDEAHGKLSEMFKEKTLEKTYVCITKGIFKEKSGRVETLIGRDPRDRKKMAVVNENGKIAISNYEVLDEGKNHSLVKVRIETGRTHQIRVHMKHLNHPIMGDTTYGNGSEGAERQMLHAYSLKFTHPTKNIEMRVIAPLPEDFKRAARHVGIDISKIESEIKDGE from the coding sequence ATAATGGATATAAAGGAAACATTAACAGTATATGCTAATGAAGATGATAAAGGTAAAAGAATAGATAAATTTTTAAATGAGTTGATAGATGATGCAACTAGATCATATATCCAAAAGATAATAGATAATGGATTAGTAGAGATACAGGGAAAAAAGATTACAAAGAGTGGAAATAAATTAAAGGGAACGGAAACGATTGTTGTAAATATTCCAGAGGATGAGGTGTTAGATTTAATACCAGAAGATATACCACTAGATATAATTTATGAGGATAGTGATATAGTGGTAATTAATAAATCACCTAATTTAGTGGTACATCCAGCCCATGGAAATTATACAGGAACACTTGTGAATGCTCTTTTATATCATATAAAGGATCTATCTACAATAAATGGAGTGATAAGACCAGGTATAGTTCATAGATTGGATAAGGATACAAGTGGAGTAATAGTAGTAGCGAAAAATGATGAGGCTCATGGAAAACTTTCAGAGATGTTTAAAGAGAAAACTTTAGAAAAAACCTATGTTTGTATAACAAAGGGAATATTTAAGGAAAAAAGTGGAAGAGTAGAAACTTTGATAGGAAGAGATCCTAGAGATAGAAAGAAGATGGCGGTAGTAAATGAGAATGGAAAGATAGCTATCTCAAATTATGAAGTTTTAGATGAGGGAAAAAATCACTCTTTAGTTAAGGTAAGAATAGAAACTGGAAGAACTCATCAAATAAGAGTTCATATGAAACATCTTAATCACCCAATAATGGGAGATACAACCTATGGAAATGGGAGCGAAGGAGCAGAGAGACAGATGCTACACGCTTACAGTTTAAAATTTACACATCCTACAAAAAATATTGAGATGAGGGTAATTGCTCCATTACCTGAAGATTTTAAAAGAGCGGCAAGACATGTGGGAATAGATATATCTAAGATAGAAAGTGAGATAAAAGATGGAGAGTAA
- the aroA gene encoding 3-phosphoshikimate 1-carboxyvinyltransferase: MKVKIYPSKCSGEVTLPPSKSMAHRAIICASLANGKSKIENIAYSDDIIATIQGMRKLGAIITEEGNNLYIEGVKNFSNLKENIIECNESGSTLRFFIPIFSLTNQKIEFRGRNRLLQRPQKIYEEIFKSQNLLYFQDNEKIEISGKLKATNYTIRGDISSQFISGLLFTLPLLEGDSTIKIIPPFESKSYIDLTIEMLNRFGIEIEFLDELTIFIKGNQHYTPTDYYVEGDFSQLGFFAVLGAINNDLTCKGLNTKSKQGDKEIIDILKKCHIDVETLENGYRFFNGIPQSYNINLENCPDLGPILTVLSAYGNGSFKIYNAHRLRYKESDRIEAMEMELKKLGVDINSDQDSIYITGKRNYTSCNEVFGHKDHRVVMSLAIFATMLDKPLIIDGAEAISKSYPNFFEDLKKLNIKLEIF, from the coding sequence ATGAAAGTTAAAATATATCCATCAAAATGTTCTGGTGAAGTTACTCTTCCACCTTCAAAAAGTATGGCACACAGAGCTATTATCTGTGCCTCTCTTGCAAATGGTAAAAGTAAAATTGAAAATATAGCTTACTCTGATGACATCATTGCTACTATTCAAGGAATGAGAAAACTTGGAGCTATTATAACAGAAGAAGGTAATAATTTATATATTGAAGGAGTTAAAAATTTTTCTAATTTAAAGGAAAATATTATAGAGTGTAATGAATCTGGTTCTACCCTTAGATTTTTCATTCCTATATTTTCACTTACTAATCAAAAAATTGAGTTTAGAGGTAGAAATAGACTGCTCCAACGTCCACAAAAAATATATGAAGAGATATTCAAAAGTCAAAATCTTTTATACTTTCAAGATAATGAAAAAATTGAGATATCTGGTAAATTAAAAGCTACTAACTATACCATTAGAGGAGATATTAGCTCTCAATTCATAAGTGGATTGCTATTTACTCTTCCACTTCTTGAGGGAGATTCTACTATTAAAATTATTCCTCCCTTTGAATCAAAATCATATATTGATTTAACTATTGAAATGTTAAATAGATTTGGAATAGAGATTGAATTTTTAGATGAGTTGACTATTTTTATTAAAGGAAACCAACACTACACTCCAACTGATTACTATGTAGAAGGTGATTTTTCTCAACTTGGTTTTTTTGCAGTATTGGGTGCTATTAATAACGATCTGACTTGTAAAGGATTGAATACAAAATCTAAACAGGGGGATAAAGAGATAATTGATATTTTAAAAAAATGTCATATTGATGTGGAAACCCTTGAAAATGGATATAGATTTTTTAATGGTATTCCACAAAGCTATAATATTAACCTTGAAAATTGTCCTGATCTTGGTCCTATTCTAACTGTATTATCTGCATATGGTAATGGAAGTTTTAAGATATACAATGCTCATAGATTAAGATATAAAGAGAGTGATAGAATAGAAGCTATGGAAATGGAGCTTAAAAAATTGGGAGTAGATATAAACTCTGATCAAGATAGTATTTATATCACAGGAAAAAGAAATTATACTAGCTGTAATGAAGTTTTTGGACATAAAGACCATAGAGTTGTTATGAGTCTTGCTATTTTTGCAACAATGCTTGATAAACCTTTAATTATTGATGGAGCTGAAGCAATTTCAAAATCCTATCCTAATTTCTTTGAAGATTTGAAAAAACTAAATATTAAACTGGAGATATTCTAG
- the brnQ gene encoding branched-chain amino acid transport system II carrier protein codes for MYKSKDIILTGFALFAMLFGAGNLIFPPTVGYIVGDNWKLAAFGFCITGIGFPLMGIIASGFAGTELDHFSDKVSPLFSRVFNTVLILAIGPFLAIPRTGATAYEVMVLPHLNGDSSILKYLFLAIYFGVVLLFSLRESEVIDRIGKILTPILLIVLAIIIFKGVSTPIGEVIATGTTNNFRYGFYNGYQTMDTLAAIIFASIILKTITGKNKDLGRKEQLVFLLKASGIAVLGLAIVYGGLLYIGATSTAVLENRGTTQLLNDIIARLLGKTGNILLGICVAGACLTTAIGLTATVGDYFSSILKIKYEKIVIINVLVSFIFASFGVDLIVQIAAPILTFIYPIAIVLIVLNFFKKYLGSRGVFIGCVIGAGLIGAVETLQMLGACPVTIATLYTRLPFQDYGLAWILPSIVFGVVFRVIEKIRK; via the coding sequence ATTTATAAGAGCAAGGATATTATTTTAACAGGATTTGCACTATTTGCAATGTTATTTGGAGCAGGAAACTTAATATTTCCACCAACTGTAGGATATATAGTAGGAGATAACTGGAAATTAGCAGCTTTTGGTTTTTGTATTACTGGAATTGGTTTTCCATTAATGGGAATAATAGCTTCAGGTTTTGCTGGTACAGAACTGGATCACTTTTCAGATAAAGTATCACCACTATTTAGTAGAGTTTTTAATACTGTCTTAATTTTAGCAATAGGACCATTTTTAGCTATACCAAGAACTGGAGCAACAGCTTATGAAGTAATGGTACTTCCACATTTAAATGGAGATAGTTCAATATTAAAGTATCTATTTCTAGCAATTTATTTTGGAGTTGTTTTACTATTTTCTTTGAGAGAGAGTGAAGTAATAGATAGAATAGGGAAAATTTTAACTCCAATTCTTTTAATAGTTTTAGCTATTATAATATTTAAAGGGGTATCTACTCCGATAGGAGAGGTAATAGCAACAGGAACGACAAATAATTTTAGATATGGATTCTATAATGGGTATCAGACAATGGATACTCTTGCAGCTATTATATTTGCAAGTATAATTTTAAAAACTATAACTGGAAAAAATAAAGATTTAGGAAGAAAAGAGCAATTAGTATTTTTATTAAAAGCTAGTGGAATAGCTGTATTAGGATTAGCAATAGTATATGGAGGACTTTTATATATAGGTGCAACTTCAACAGCTGTATTAGAAAATAGAGGAACAACTCAGCTTTTAAATGATATTATAGCAAGACTTTTAGGAAAAACTGGAAATATTCTTCTAGGTATCTGTGTTGCTGGAGCATGTCTTACTACTGCAATAGGGCTTACAGCTACAGTTGGAGATTATTTTAGTTCAATATTAAAAATTAAATATGAAAAAATAGTTATTATTAATGTTTTAGTAAGTTTTATTTTTGCTAGTTTTGGTGTTGATTTAATAGTTCAGATAGCAGCTCCAATATTAACTTTTATATATCCAATAGCTATTGTTCTTATAGTTTTAAACTTCTTTAAAAAATATTTAGGAAGTAGAGGAGTATTTATAGGGTGTGTAATAGGAGCTGGATTGATAGGAGCAGTTGAAACTTTACAAATGTTAGGAGCATGTCCAGTTACAATAGCAACTCTATATACAAGGCTACCTTTCCAAGATTATGGATTAGCTTGGATATTACCAAGTATAGTATTTGGAGTAGTATTTAGAGTGATAGAGAAGATAAGAAAGTAA
- a CDS encoding gamma-glutamyl-gamma-aminobutyrate hydrolase family protein, with amino-acid sequence MKKPIIGITSAYEIEDGLRNYHRTTVSIDYSKSIIESGGIPIVLPVTSNLEVIKKQLELLDGIIFAGGVDINPSYYGQDFEQNMGIISPERDECEFLILKEFFKTNKPILGICRGHQLINVFLGGTLFQDLRYKGTEVLKHSQDFFPELAVHKVKITDNDNILSKLFGKEISTNSFHHQAVDKLGENLTIIAVTEDGVIEAFQMKNHKFLYGLQWHPEMMTARGNEDMRKIFVEFVNSCK; translated from the coding sequence ATGAAAAAACCTATAATAGGTATAACATCAGCTTATGAAATAGAAGATGGTCTTAGAAACTACCATAGAACTACTGTCAGCATCGACTATTCAAAATCTATTATAGAAAGTGGAGGTATTCCTATTGTTTTACCTGTTACCTCTAATCTAGAAGTAATCAAAAAACAACTTGAACTACTTGATGGAATTATCTTTGCTGGAGGAGTAGATATTAATCCTAGCTACTATGGACAAGATTTTGAACAAAATATGGGAATCATCTCCCCAGAAAGAGATGAATGTGAATTTCTTATCTTAAAAGAGTTCTTTAAAACTAATAAACCTATACTTGGTATCTGTAGAGGTCATCAATTAATCAATGTATTTTTAGGTGGAACTCTTTTTCAAGATCTAAGATATAAAGGAACTGAAGTATTAAAACATAGTCAAGACTTTTTTCCTGAATTAGCAGTTCATAAGGTTAAAATTACTGATAACGATAATATCTTAAGTAAACTTTTTGGAAAAGAGATCTCTACTAACTCTTTTCATCATCAAGCAGTTGATAAGTTGGGGGAAAATTTAACAATTATAGCTGTAACTGAAGATGGAGTAATTGAAGCTTTTCAAATGAAAAATCACAAATTCCTTTATGGATTACAATGGCATCCTGAAATGATGACTGCTAGAGGAAACGAAGATATGAGAAAAATATTTGTTGAATTTGTTAATAGTTGTAAATAG
- a CDS encoding YraN family protein produces MQNNRSVGDRYEELATKLLISRGYEILERNYRVKAGEIDIIARIEDTIVFVEVKYRKDSRFGYGIEAVDYRKIRRIYKAAEIYLTLNRKLSSKIRFDCISFLGKKISWTKNLTWGDEIGF; encoded by the coding sequence ATGCAAAATAATAGAAGTGTTGGAGATAGGTATGAGGAGTTAGCTACAAAGTTACTTATCTCAAGAGGATATGAGATACTAGAGAGAAATTATAGAGTTAAAGCTGGCGAGATAGATATAATTGCAAGGATAGAGGACACGATAGTATTTGTAGAGGTAAAGTATAGAAAAGATAGTAGATTTGGTTATGGAATAGAGGCAGTTGATTATAGAAAGATTAGAAGAATATATAAAGCTGCCGAAATTTATCTGACTTTGAATAGAAAATTATCATCTAAGATTAGATTTGATTGTATAAGTTTTTTAGGGAAAAAAATATCTTGGACAAAAAATTTAACATGGGGTGATGAAATTGGATTTTAA
- a CDS encoding RNA polymerase sigma factor yields MDFDEIFEEYFDRIYYKVLGVVKNPEDAEDISQEVFMSVYRNLKSFRSESNIYTWIYKIAINKIYDFFRKRKIELDINEEILMLEDNSNIETSIFLEEKLKLISPKEREIVILKDIYGYKLKEIADMKNINISTIKSIYYKAIKDMGGN; encoded by the coding sequence ATGGACTTTGATGAGATTTTCGAGGAGTATTTTGATAGGATATATTACAAAGTTTTAGGGGTAGTAAAAAATCCTGAAGATGCTGAAGACATATCTCAGGAAGTTTTTATGAGTGTCTATAGAAACTTAAAGAGCTTTCGTTCTGAAAGTAATATATATACTTGGATATACAAGATTGCAATTAATAAGATTTATGATTTTTTTAGAAAAAGAAAGATAGAGTTAGATATTAATGAGGAGATATTGATGTTAGAGGATAATAGCAATATTGAGACATCAATTTTTTTAGAGGAAAAATTGAAATTAATATCACCTAAAGAGAGAGAGATCGTAATACTGAAAGATATATATGGATATAAGTTAAAAGAGATAGCAGATATGAAAAATATCAATATCTCAACAATAAAATCTATATATTATAAGGCAATCAAGGATATGGGAGGAAATTGA
- a CDS encoding ribonuclease HII — MESNLLYQFDLEKGTEIIGVDEAGRGPLAGSVVAAAVKLKKYSEKLQEINDSKKLTEKKREKLFDIIMENFEVGIGVASAQEIDEINILNATFLAMRRAIEELGKKSSTDVLILVDGNFKIREYNGEQEPVIKGDAKSLSIAAASIIAKVTRDRMLVEEGKEYPEYHFEKHKGYGTKAHREALLKYGPTPIHRKTFLTKILGENAK; from the coding sequence ATGGAGAGTAATTTACTTTATCAATTTGATTTAGAAAAAGGAACAGAGATAATAGGAGTAGATGAAGCTGGAAGAGGACCTCTTGCTGGGAGTGTCGTAGCAGCAGCAGTAAAATTAAAAAAATATTCAGAAAAACTTCAGGAGATAAATGATTCTAAGAAACTTACTGAGAAAAAGAGAGAGAAACTTTTCGATATTATTATGGAAAATTTTGAAGTAGGTATAGGAGTAGCTTCAGCTCAAGAGATAGATGAGATAAATATATTGAATGCAACTTTCTTAGCTATGAGAAGAGCTATAGAGGAGTTAGGAAAAAAGAGTAGTACAGATGTTCTGATACTTGTAGATGGAAATTTTAAAATAAGAGAGTATAATGGAGAGCAGGAACCGGTGATAAAAGGGGATGCGAAGAGTTTATCTATAGCAGCAGCTTCTATAATTGCAAAGGTAACAAGAGATAGGATGTTAGTTGAAGAGGGAAAAGAGTATCCAGAATACCACTTTGAAAAACATAAAGGATATGGAACAAAGGCTCATAGAGAAGCTCTTTTAAAGTATGGACCAACACCTATTCACAGAAAGACATTTTTAACAAAAATATTGGGAGAAAATGCAAAATAA
- a CDS encoding M23 family metallopeptidase: protein MRNKIVVLIILIITFYVGMLVGTPFKTEVVDLKQFTDYYEEGAVETGGWEVQADNFYTFTREYSVFGSKGTVTPVDENKIPEKKVYVVQKGDTLSEIAEAHGMGLSVLMANNPGVSANNLKVGQKLTVLTGNGIFYKVGKGDSLNKIAELFKVNIDEVKKINNLTSNTVQVGDTLYIKNPNVTKYLGTTSPTVDNRSSLGFIMPIKYTGLTSPQGNRFHPVLKRYIYHAGADLRAHFVPLYASKEGKVTFAGTMNGYGKIIIIQHSGGYETRYGHLDKIGVRKGQYVKTGELIGKTGQSGRVTGPHLHFELRKNGKALNPMKYMPKTK from the coding sequence ATGAGAAATAAGATAGTTGTACTTATAATATTAATCATAACTTTCTATGTTGGTATGTTAGTTGGAACTCCTTTTAAAACTGAAGTAGTAGATTTGAAGCAATTTACAGATTATTATGAAGAGGGAGCAGTAGAAACTGGAGGTTGGGAAGTTCAAGCTGATAACTTCTATACTTTTACTAGAGAATATTCAGTATTCGGAAGTAAAGGAACAGTAACTCCAGTAGATGAAAATAAAATTCCAGAAAAAAAAGTTTATGTAGTCCAAAAAGGTGATACATTATCAGAAATAGCAGAAGCCCATGGAATGGGACTGAGTGTTCTTATGGCAAATAACCCAGGAGTATCTGCAAATAATTTAAAAGTTGGACAAAAGCTTACAGTATTAACAGGAAATGGAATTTTCTATAAAGTTGGAAAAGGGGATTCTTTAAATAAGATAGCAGAGTTATTCAAAGTTAATATAGATGAAGTAAAGAAGATAAATAATCTTACTTCAAATACAGTTCAAGTTGGAGATACGCTGTATATAAAAAATCCTAATGTAACAAAATATCTAGGAACAACAAGTCCTACTGTTGATAATAGAAGTAGCTTAGGGTTTATAATGCCAATTAAGTATACAGGGTTAACAAGTCCTCAAGGAAATAGATTCCATCCAGTTTTAAAGAGATATATTTATCATGCTGGAGCTGACTTAAGAGCTCACTTTGTACCTCTTTATGCTTCAAAAGAGGGAAAAGTAACCTTTGCTGGAACTATGAATGGTTATGGTAAGATAATAATTATTCAACATAGTGGAGGATATGAAACTAGATATGGACATCTAGATAAAATTGGAGTTAGAAAAGGACAGTATGTAAAAACTGGAGAGTTAATAGGAAAAACTGGACAAAGTGGAAGGGTAACAGGACCACATCTTCACTTTGAGCTTAGAAAAAATGGAAAGGCTTTAAATCCAATGAAATATATGCCAAAAACAAAATAA